From Sinorhizobium sp. RAC02, a single genomic window includes:
- a CDS encoding IS6 family transposase, whose protein sequence is MNTSPVSYKRHRFPPQIIAHTVWLYFRFPLSLRLVEELLLERGIAVSHETIRRWGMKFGPDYARRLRRKKPSGNDVWHLDEVVITIAGRKNWLWRAVDQDGYVLDEIVQNRRNTKAARRLLIRLLKKQGIAPKRMITDKLRSYGAAQRQIMPHVEHRSHKGLNNRAENSHVPLRKRERIMQGFRSPGGLQRFVSVFSAVRNLFVPPRSQRSAFQTRAHHILALVEWKAAAGAMA, encoded by the coding sequence ATGAACACCTCGCCAGTCAGCTATAAGCGCCATCGCTTCCCACCCCAGATCATCGCCCATACGGTCTGGCTCTACTTTCGGTTTCCGCTGAGCCTGCGCCTTGTCGAGGAATTGCTGCTGGAGCGCGGCATTGCCGTCTCCCATGAAACGATCCGCCGCTGGGGAATGAAGTTCGGCCCGGATTATGCGCGTCGCCTTCGCCGAAAGAAGCCCAGCGGGAACGATGTGTGGCATCTGGACGAGGTCGTCATCACCATTGCCGGCAGGAAAAACTGGCTATGGCGGGCCGTCGATCAGGACGGGTATGTGCTTGACGAAATCGTCCAGAACCGCCGCAACACCAAGGCCGCCAGGCGATTGCTGATCCGTCTGCTGAAGAAGCAGGGTATCGCACCGAAGCGGATGATCACTGACAAGTTGCGCTCTTATGGAGCAGCCCAACGACAGATCATGCCGCATGTCGAACACCGATCCCACAAGGGTCTGAATAACCGGGCCGAGAATTCTCATGTGCCGCTGCGAAAACGGGAGCGGATAATGCAAGGCTTCCGATCACCGGGAGGCCTTCAGCGCTTCGTCTCTGTTTTCTCCGCTGTCCGTAACCTCTTCGTCCCACCCCGCTCACAACGCTCCGCATTCCAAACCCGGGCTCACCACATCCTCGCGCTCGTAGAATGGAAAGCTGCGGCCGGAGCCATGGCCTGA
- a CDS encoding Fic family protein: protein MKWNWQNADWPNFRYDAASLVPLEQKFLQSAGEVIGAVRHFNEDDSNQLRIELLSDEAVKTSEIEGEFLDRVSVQSSLRRQFGLNADDRQVRPQERGIAEMMADVYRNWQVPLRHEGLFHWHSMLMAGNRYIETIGAYRKHEDAMQIVSGRLDKPTIHFEAPPSRQAAIEMETFITWFNQSRPSGQTPLQALTRAAVGHLYFESIHPFEDGNGRIGRALAEKSLAQNIGQPSLISLAFTIEKSRKSYYSELERHQRTLDITDWVIFFSETILDAQRATLERIDFFVQKAKFYDRFRDRLNERQEKVVARIFKEGTAGFKGGLSAENYISITNTSRATATRDLQQLVEIGVLMRTGERRHTRYSLSLQK, encoded by the coding sequence ATGAAATGGAACTGGCAGAATGCCGACTGGCCAAATTTCAGGTACGACGCTGCAAGTCTGGTACCGTTGGAGCAAAAATTCCTGCAGTCCGCCGGCGAGGTCATTGGTGCCGTTCGGCATTTCAACGAGGATGACAGCAACCAACTTCGCATTGAGTTGCTAAGCGACGAGGCGGTTAAGACCTCAGAGATCGAGGGTGAGTTTCTGGACCGCGTAAGTGTCCAGTCATCACTCCGCCGGCAGTTCGGGCTCAACGCCGATGATAGACAGGTTCGTCCCCAAGAGCGGGGGATCGCCGAGATGATGGCGGATGTCTATCGAAACTGGCAGGTGCCGCTGCGGCATGAGGGATTGTTCCACTGGCACTCAATGTTGATGGCCGGAAATCGATACATTGAAACGATTGGTGCTTACCGCAAGCATGAAGACGCCATGCAGATCGTGTCAGGTCGATTGGATAAGCCCACAATCCATTTCGAGGCTCCTCCGTCTCGTCAGGCTGCCATTGAGATGGAGACCTTCATCACATGGTTCAATCAATCCAGGCCAAGTGGACAGACGCCACTTCAAGCTTTGACGCGTGCAGCGGTAGGCCATCTTTACTTTGAAAGCATCCATCCGTTCGAGGATGGCAACGGTCGAATTGGGCGCGCGCTCGCCGAAAAATCCCTGGCACAAAACATTGGGCAACCAAGCCTCATTTCCCTCGCCTTTACGATCGAGAAGAGCCGGAAGTCCTACTATTCCGAGCTTGAGCGGCACCAACGCACGCTTGATATCACCGATTGGGTTATTTTCTTTTCAGAGACGATCCTGGATGCTCAACGCGCAACGCTTGAGCGCATAGATTTCTTCGTTCAGAAAGCAAAATTCTACGACCGTTTTAGAGATCGCCTGAACGAGCGGCAGGAAAAGGTGGTCGCGCGCATCTTCAAGGAAGGTACAGCAGGCTTCAAGGGCGGCCTAAGTGCAGAAAACTACATCTCGATCACAAACACATCACGCGCAACAGCGACACGCGACCTACAGCAGCTCGTGGAGATTGGTGTCCTCATGCGTACGGGTGAACGTCGGCATACCCGTTACTCGCTGTCGTTGCAGAAATAA
- a CDS encoding iron chelate uptake ABC transporter family permease subunit: MPHRFVIGAAAALLAIAALAAASVVYGSTVIPFADVVTSLARALGFASGDAGPIDRIVVGLRLPRAILAIAVGAGLGVIGLLLQTVTRNDLADPFLFGLSAGAAAGAVAVITRIGDRIGVFTLPLAAFVGGMCATAVVLILIRRTQGYGPERLILAGLAVSFLL; the protein is encoded by the coding sequence GTGCCGCATCGTTTCGTCATCGGCGCCGCGGCGGCCCTTCTCGCCATCGCGGCGCTGGCTGCGGCCTCGGTCGTCTACGGGTCGACCGTCATCCCGTTTGCCGATGTCGTCACATCGCTCGCCCGCGCGCTGGGATTTGCTTCCGGCGATGCGGGGCCGATCGACCGGATCGTGGTAGGCCTTCGCCTGCCGCGCGCGATCCTCGCGATCGCGGTTGGCGCGGGGCTCGGCGTGATCGGCCTCCTGCTCCAGACCGTCACGCGCAACGACCTCGCCGACCCCTTCCTCTTCGGCCTCTCGGCCGGGGCGGCAGCGGGCGCGGTCGCGGTCATCACGCGGATCGGCGACCGCATCGGCGTCTTCACCCTGCCGCTTGCCGCCTTCGTCGGCGGCATGTGCGCAACCGCCGTCGTCCTCATCCTCATCCGCCGAACGCAAGGCTATGGGCCGGAGCGCCTCATCCTCGCGGGCCTTGCCGTATCGTTCCTGTTGTAG
- a CDS encoding ABC transporter ATP-binding protein, whose protein sequence is MSGCVLSAQGLTYEIRSGDRLLGGVSLDVKACDRLAIIGPNGAGKTTLLRMLAGTLKPTTGTVNLFGTPLDAMRPAERARVVAVVGQADQPDHRICVRDYVALSRIPHAARRPGPEEAAIIRNALERTELLSLAGREMGSLSGGERQRAQIARALAQEPRILFLDEPTNHLDPRARGALLALVADLGLTIVAVLHDLHLVSGFATRIAVLKQGALVACGPVEETLDRHVVRDVFGIDLLRLPHPHEDRQLTIFDIPLTRSTGASP, encoded by the coding sequence ATGAGCGGCTGCGTCCTTTCCGCGCAAGGGCTAACCTACGAGATCCGCTCCGGCGACCGCCTTCTCGGCGGCGTGTCGCTCGACGTCAAAGCGTGCGACCGCCTCGCCATCATCGGCCCGAACGGCGCGGGCAAGACCACGCTGCTGCGCATGCTCGCCGGCACGCTGAAACCCACCACCGGGACCGTGAACCTGTTCGGCACACCGCTTGACGCAATGCGTCCCGCCGAACGCGCCCGCGTGGTCGCCGTGGTCGGGCAGGCGGACCAGCCCGACCATCGCATATGCGTGCGCGACTATGTGGCCCTCAGCCGCATACCGCACGCGGCACGCCGACCGGGCCCGGAGGAGGCCGCCATCATCCGGAACGCGCTCGAGCGAACGGAATTGCTTTCCCTTGCCGGTCGCGAAATGGGATCGCTTTCGGGCGGTGAGCGGCAGCGGGCGCAGATCGCACGCGCGCTTGCCCAGGAGCCGCGCATCCTCTTCCTCGACGAGCCGACGAACCATCTTGATCCCCGCGCCCGCGGCGCGCTTCTCGCGCTGGTGGCAGACCTCGGCCTCACTATCGTTGCGGTTCTGCACGACCTTCACCTTGTGTCAGGCTTTGCCACGCGGATCGCGGTGCTGAAGCAGGGCGCGCTTGTCGCCTGCGGGCCGGTGGAGGAGACGCTCGACCGGCATGTCGTGCGCGATGTCTTCGGCATCGATCTCTTGCGCCTGCCCCATCCGCACGAGGACCGCCAGCTTACCATCTTCGACATCCCTCTCACCCGCAGCACCGGAGCCTCTCCATGA
- a CDS encoding DUF1636 domain-containing protein has product MTETPAAYAIVVCSLCRAGAAASDRTARLALHATAGGFRVDTVACLAGCERPLAVAFTAASKATFLFGDIDPARDVDAQLALGRQYRDLPDGWCNEGQRPAGLRGKTLARIPHIGGLAG; this is encoded by the coding sequence ATGACCGAAACGCCTGCCGCCTACGCCATCGTCGTGTGCAGCCTCTGCCGGGCCGGCGCAGCCGCGTCGGACCGTACGGCCCGTCTTGCGCTCCATGCGACCGCCGGCGGCTTTCGCGTCGATACCGTGGCCTGCCTTGCGGGTTGCGAGCGGCCGCTCGCTGTCGCCTTCACCGCCGCCTCAAAGGCCACATTCCTCTTCGGCGACATCGATCCGGCAAGGGACGTGGACGCCCAGCTGGCCCTCGGGCGCCAGTACCGCGACCTTCCGGACGGTTGGTGCAACGAGGGCCAGCGGCCGGCCGGACTGCGCGGCAAGACGCTCGCCCGCATCCCGCATATCGGAGGGCTCGCCGGATGA
- the zigA gene encoding zinc metallochaperone GTPase ZigA, which produces MAKKLPVTVLSGFLGAGKTTLLNHILANRDGLRVALIVNDMSEVNIDAALVRDGGANLSRTQEQLVEMTNGCICCTLRDDLLTEVRALAEQDRFDYLLIESTGIAEPLPVAATFDFRDENGMSLSDVARLDTMVTVVDAANLLKDYSSADFLRDRGETAGDGDDRTLVDLLVEQIEFADVVVLNKIGIATPDERDAACKIIVSLNPDARLIEADFGKVDLKDVLGTGRFDFEKAEQHPLWFKELHGFKDHVPETEEYGIRSFVYRAKRPFDPMRFQSFIDRSWPGVVRAKGFFWLATRPHYVGEISQAGALVRTGKMGLWWSSVPKEQWPSDSGFTRMMQPYLDPVWGDRRQEIVFIGADPMDEAKIRAELDACLIDGDTFKPELWRNLADPFSSWDRRAA; this is translated from the coding sequence ATGGCAAAAAAACTCCCCGTCACCGTCCTCTCCGGCTTCCTCGGCGCCGGCAAGACGACGCTGCTCAACCACATCCTCGCCAATCGCGACGGACTGCGCGTTGCGCTCATCGTCAACGACATGAGCGAGGTCAACATCGATGCCGCGCTGGTGCGTGATGGCGGCGCCAATCTTTCGCGCACGCAGGAACAACTTGTCGAGATGACCAATGGCTGCATCTGTTGCACGCTCCGTGACGACCTGCTGACGGAGGTGCGGGCGCTCGCAGAGCAGGACCGCTTCGACTATCTGCTCATCGAATCGACCGGCATTGCCGAACCGCTTCCCGTTGCCGCCACATTCGATTTCCGCGACGAGAACGGGATGAGCCTCTCCGACGTCGCCAGGCTCGACACGATGGTGACGGTGGTCGATGCCGCCAATCTCCTGAAGGATTACAGCTCGGCCGATTTCCTCCGTGATCGCGGCGAGACTGCCGGCGATGGCGACGATCGGACGTTGGTCGACCTGCTGGTAGAGCAGATCGAGTTCGCCGATGTCGTAGTGCTGAACAAGATCGGGATAGCCACACCCGACGAGCGGGACGCCGCGTGCAAGATCATCGTTTCGCTCAATCCGGACGCCAGGCTCATCGAAGCCGACTTCGGCAAGGTCGACCTGAAAGATGTGCTCGGAACAGGTCGCTTCGACTTCGAGAAGGCCGAGCAGCATCCGCTGTGGTTCAAGGAACTTCACGGTTTCAAGGACCATGTCCCCGAAACAGAGGAATACGGCATCCGCTCCTTCGTCTACCGCGCGAAACGGCCATTCGACCCCATGCGGTTCCAGAGCTTCATCGACCGCTCCTGGCCCGGCGTCGTTCGGGCAAAGGGCTTCTTCTGGCTGGCGACACGGCCGCATTACGTGGGCGAGATCAGCCAGGCGGGAGCACTCGTGCGCACCGGAAAAATGGGGCTGTGGTGGTCATCCGTACCGAAGGAGCAATGGCCGAGCGATTCCGGCTTTACCCGGATGATGCAACCCTATCTAGACCCCGTCTGGGGGGATCGCCGGCAGGAGATCGTCTTCATCGGCGCCGACCCCATGGACGAAGCGAAAATTCGCGCGGAACTCGACGCCTGCCTGATCGACGGCGATACGTTCAAGCCGGAATTGTGGCGCAATCTCGCGGATCCGTTTTCAAGCTGGGATCGGCGGGCCGCGTGA
- a CDS encoding Fur family transcriptional regulator → MAQPHELKLTKNQGLVLSVLESSGQPLSAYTILDRLRGQGLKAPLQVYRALEKLLEHGRVHRLESMNAFVVCCHSRQGQIHPRITAFEICEACGKVNEFHDRKVEDALVKYARSSGFKIRATTIEVHGLCANCH, encoded by the coding sequence ATGGCTCAACCGCACGAACTGAAGCTGACGAAGAACCAGGGCCTCGTCCTCTCTGTACTGGAATCGTCCGGACAGCCGCTCAGCGCCTACACCATTCTCGATCGCTTGCGCGGCCAAGGCCTGAAAGCGCCGTTGCAAGTCTACCGCGCCCTCGAAAAGCTCCTGGAACATGGGCGGGTGCATCGCCTGGAAAGCATGAATGCCTTCGTCGTCTGTTGCCATTCCCGGCAGGGGCAGATTCATCCCCGCATCACGGCGTTCGAGATCTGCGAGGCCTGCGGCAAAGTCAATGAGTTCCATGATCGAAAGGTCGAGGATGCATTGGTTAAGTACGCCAGAAGCAGCGGCTTCAAAATCCGGGCCACCACAATAGAAGTTCACGGACTATGCGCTAACTGCCACTGA
- the aztD gene encoding zinc metallochaperone AztD, whose product MGLNQTRSRLMAAAALTLALAAPHAFADDHETKEAWRLFVADHTQPVVRAIGLESGKELGRYDLKGYAALTTSASGRTIFAAQGEAGVIHAISTGIDFSDHGDHRDLEVSDPTLLPITFEGERPAHVVSHGGEVALFYDRGGKAEIVQEDALLEGKADIRTVDTTAPHHGVAVTMGRYVLVSVPDTKAEVKPDALPPRIGLRVLDENGQQVGEVATCTDLHGEATSARLVAFGCKEGVLVARPGGLDGPKLEMLAYSESLPEGYTGTLLGGKAMQFFLGNYGEDKVVLIDPDSKEPYRLVELPTRRVDFALDPANPRNAYILTEDGFLSVLDVVNGEIDRHSRVTVPYSKDGHWRDPRPRLAVADGQIAITDPRHSLVRIIDPETLKEERTIPVGGQPFSIVAVGGSGASH is encoded by the coding sequence ATGGGCTTGAACCAAACCCGTAGTCGCCTGATGGCTGCCGCAGCCCTTACGCTCGCCTTGGCTGCGCCTCATGCGTTTGCCGACGATCACGAGACGAAGGAAGCGTGGCGGCTGTTCGTCGCCGACCACACACAACCCGTCGTGCGCGCAATCGGTCTGGAAAGCGGCAAGGAACTCGGACGCTATGATCTCAAGGGCTATGCGGCGCTGACGACAAGCGCCTCAGGTCGCACTATTTTCGCCGCACAGGGCGAGGCGGGCGTCATCCACGCGATCAGCACCGGCATCGATTTCTCCGACCACGGCGATCACCGCGACCTGGAAGTCTCGGACCCCACGCTTCTGCCCATAACCTTCGAGGGCGAACGGCCTGCCCATGTCGTTTCACATGGCGGCGAAGTGGCGCTGTTCTATGACCGGGGTGGCAAGGCCGAGATCGTTCAGGAAGACGCGCTTCTCGAAGGCAAAGCGGACATCCGCACGGTCGACACGACTGCGCCGCATCACGGAGTGGCTGTGACGATGGGCCGATATGTCCTCGTCTCCGTTCCCGACACGAAGGCGGAGGTGAAGCCCGACGCGCTGCCGCCCCGCATAGGCCTGAGGGTTCTCGACGAAAACGGCCAGCAGGTGGGCGAGGTCGCCACCTGCACCGACCTGCACGGCGAGGCGACCTCGGCGAGGCTCGTCGCCTTCGGCTGCAAGGAAGGCGTGCTCGTCGCCCGGCCGGGCGGCCTCGACGGTCCAAAACTCGAGATGCTGGCCTATTCCGAGAGCCTGCCCGAGGGGTATACCGGCACCCTTCTCGGCGGCAAGGCCATGCAGTTCTTCCTCGGCAACTACGGTGAGGACAAGGTCGTGCTGATCGATCCCGACAGCAAGGAGCCTTACCGCCTCGTAGAGCTTCCGACCCGGCGTGTGGACTTCGCGCTCGACCCGGCCAATCCACGCAATGCATACATCCTCACCGAGGACGGATTCCTGAGTGTTCTGGATGTGGTCAACGGCGAAATAGACCGCCATTCAAGAGTGACGGTACCCTACAGCAAGGACGGCCATTGGCGTGACCCCCGCCCGCGCCTTGCCGTTGCCGACGGCCAGATCGCGATCACGGACCCCCGGCATTCACTCGTCCGCATCATCGACCCGGAAACGTTGAAGGAAGAACGCACCATTCCTGTTGGAGGCCAGCCTTTCTCGATCGTCGCCGTTGGCGGCTCTGGCGCATCGCACTAA
- the aztA gene encoding zinc ABC transporter ATP-binding protein AztA: protein MTDTCLRFDNLTLGYHGRAAVHHLSGMVKRGSLTAVVGANGSGKSTLMKGIAGILKPIGGQCRSTAGRLAYLPQQSELDRSFPARVIDLVSMGLWQRRGLLGRTKREDRADLTRCLDAVGLSGFEARPLDSLSGGQMQRALFARTMLQDADLILLDEPFNAVDERTIRDLTALIKAWAAEGRTVLCVLHDHALVRAHFPQTLLIARRLVGLGSTPEVLSPDNLSRARDFHEAWDDEAGWCDVASVHDHDHDHADHQRRAAHG from the coding sequence ATGACCGATACCTGCCTGCGCTTCGACAATCTGACCCTCGGCTATCACGGCCGTGCGGCCGTTCACCACCTCTCCGGTATGGTGAAACGCGGCTCTCTTACGGCAGTCGTTGGCGCCAACGGGTCCGGCAAGTCGACGCTCATGAAGGGTATCGCGGGTATCTTGAAGCCGATTGGTGGCCAGTGCCGGTCGACTGCCGGACGGCTCGCTTACCTTCCGCAGCAGTCGGAGCTCGACCGCAGTTTCCCGGCGCGGGTGATCGATCTTGTCTCGATGGGCCTGTGGCAAAGGCGCGGCCTGCTAGGGCGCACGAAGCGAGAGGACAGGGCCGATCTCACGCGCTGCCTCGACGCTGTCGGCTTGTCGGGTTTCGAGGCGCGTCCTCTCGACAGCCTGTCCGGGGGGCAGATGCAAAGGGCCCTGTTTGCCCGCACCATGCTCCAGGACGCGGACTTGATCCTGCTTGACGAACCGTTCAACGCCGTCGACGAGCGGACGATCCGGGATCTAACCGCTCTGATCAAGGCATGGGCCGCCGAAGGCCGGACGGTGCTCTGCGTTCTTCACGACCATGCGCTGGTGCGCGCGCATTTCCCGCAGACGTTGCTGATCGCCCGCCGGCTTGTCGGATTGGGGTCGACGCCGGAGGTTCTCAGCCCGGACAACCTCTCCCGTGCCCGCGATTTCCACGAGGCCTGGGATGACGAGGCCGGCTGGTGCGATGTCGCGAGCGTCCATGATCATGACCACGATCATGCGGACCACCAGAGAAGGGCGGCCCATGGTTGA
- the aztB gene encoding zinc ABC transporter permease AztB, whose translation MVEWLFSPFLQYGFMQRALFGSIVLSISCAPVGVFLMLRRMSLTGDAMAHAILPGAALGFLLFGLDILPMTIGGLVVGLLVALGSGLVSRMTIQKEDASMAAFYLISLAVGVLLVSWRGSSVDLMHVLFGSVLALNDEALSLIGGIAIFTLGALAIFWRALIAECLDPLFLRSVSRIGGPVYLLFLVLVVLNLVGGFQALGTLLSVGLMMLPAVGARFWSNDVRSLCLIAIAIAVASSIGGLLLSYHASLPSGPAIIFVAGAFYTVSALVGRRGILTNILVSGRHKSA comes from the coding sequence ATGGTTGAGTGGCTGTTCTCGCCCTTTCTGCAATACGGCTTCATGCAGCGTGCGCTGTTCGGCTCGATCGTCCTGTCGATCAGCTGCGCGCCCGTCGGCGTGTTTCTGATGCTGCGGCGCATGAGTCTGACCGGCGATGCCATGGCGCATGCGATCCTGCCAGGTGCGGCGCTCGGATTCCTGCTCTTCGGTCTCGACATCCTGCCGATGACCATCGGCGGCCTTGTCGTCGGCCTGCTCGTGGCCCTTGGGTCTGGCCTTGTGTCGCGCATGACGATCCAGAAGGAGGACGCCTCTATGGCGGCCTTCTATCTGATCTCGCTTGCGGTCGGGGTTCTGCTGGTCTCGTGGCGCGGGTCGAGCGTCGACCTCATGCACGTGCTGTTCGGCTCCGTACTGGCCTTGAACGACGAGGCGCTGTCGCTCATCGGCGGCATTGCGATCTTCACCCTCGGCGCCCTTGCCATCTTTTGGCGGGCGCTGATCGCCGAGTGCCTCGATCCGTTGTTTCTGCGCTCGGTGAGCCGGATCGGCGGCCCGGTCTATCTCTTGTTCCTCGTTCTCGTCGTGCTCAATCTCGTCGGCGGCTTCCAGGCGCTCGGCACGCTTCTGTCCGTCGGATTGATGATGCTGCCGGCGGTTGGGGCTCGCTTCTGGTCGAACGATGTCCGCAGTCTTTGCCTCATCGCAATCGCGATCGCGGTGGCGTCGTCCATCGGCGGACTTCTCCTCTCCTACCACGCCTCACTGCCATCAGGTCCGGCGATCATCTTCGTCGCCGGCGCTTTCTACACTGTCTCCGCCCTGGTGGGTCGCCGCGGAATTCTGACGAACATCCTCGTCTCCGGCCGCCATAAATCAGCCTGA
- the aztC gene encoding zinc ABC transporter substrate-binding protein AztC translates to MFRTLRIATCTSLLVLGGLTGASAAELKAVASFSIIADLAKNVGGDRVEISTLVGPDGDAHVYEPRPADAASLEGANVVLVNGLQFEGFMSRLIETSGTKASIVEVSKGIEPLKNEEEGHEHHHGGEEKEEAGHNHDHEKAKHAKGSHDHDDGHEGHHHHGEFDPHAWQSIHNAEIYVKNIADAFCEADKAGCATYTANAEAYLNQLADLETEVKSTIDTIPADKRTIITSHDAFGYFEHEYGLKFLAPEGVSTEADASAADVAKLVDQVKEDKASAIFVENITNPRLVEQIATETGLKVGGTLYSDALSGPDGPASTYIDMFKYNVETMKSAILGS, encoded by the coding sequence ATGTTCAGGACCCTACGTATTGCCACCTGCACGAGCCTTCTGGTCCTTGGTGGCCTCACAGGCGCATCCGCGGCCGAGCTCAAGGCCGTCGCGAGCTTCTCGATCATCGCGGATCTCGCCAAAAATGTTGGCGGGGATCGTGTCGAGATTTCTACCCTCGTTGGTCCGGATGGCGATGCCCATGTCTATGAGCCCCGTCCAGCAGATGCCGCGTCACTCGAAGGCGCGAACGTTGTTCTCGTCAACGGTCTGCAATTCGAGGGCTTCATGTCCCGCCTCATCGAGACGAGCGGCACGAAGGCGTCGATCGTGGAGGTGAGCAAGGGTATCGAACCCCTCAAGAACGAGGAAGAGGGGCACGAGCACCATCACGGCGGTGAAGAAAAAGAAGAAGCGGGCCACAATCACGATCATGAAAAGGCAAAGCACGCAAAAGGCAGCCATGACCACGATGATGGCCATGAGGGCCACCATCATCACGGTGAGTTCGACCCGCACGCCTGGCAGTCGATCCACAATGCCGAGATCTATGTGAAGAACATAGCGGACGCCTTCTGCGAGGCGGACAAGGCCGGCTGCGCCACGTACACGGCCAATGCCGAAGCCTATCTCAATCAACTCGCCGATCTCGAGACCGAGGTCAAGTCGACGATCGACACCATTCCTGCGGACAAGCGCACGATCATCACGTCGCATGATGCGTTCGGCTACTTCGAGCACGAATACGGCCTGAAGTTCCTGGCGCCCGAGGGTGTCTCGACGGAAGCCGATGCTTCCGCAGCGGATGTCGCCAAGCTCGTCGACCAGGTCAAGGAAGACAAGGCCTCGGCGATCTTCGTCGAGAACATCACCAATCCGCGCCTCGTCGAGCAGATTGCCACGGAGACCGGATTGAAAGTCGGCGGCACGCTCTATTCCGATGCCCTGTCCGGCCCGGACGGCCCGGCATCCACCTATATCGACATGTTCAAATACAACGTCGAGACCATGAAGTCGGCGATCCTCGGAAGCTGA